From a region of the Acinetobacter larvae genome:
- the ispH gene encoding 4-hydroxy-3-methylbut-2-enyl diphosphate reductase: MEIVLANPRGFCAGVDRAIAIVNRALESFNPPIYVRHEVVHNKFVVDDLRQRGAIFVDELDEVPDDNIVIFSAHGVSKEVQREAERRGLKVFDATCPLVTKVHIEVTKYAREGIEAILIGHAGHPEVEGTMGQYDLSNGGAIYLVEDEQDVAALQVTNPARVAFVTQTTLSIDDTAKVIDALRAKFPQIQGPRKDDICYATQNRQDAVRALAQQCDVVLVVGSPNSSNSNRLRELAERMGKTAFLVDNADELQQQWFEHVSKIGVTAGASAPEILIRQVLERLQSWGATAPQELQGREENITFSLPKELRIQITQA, translated from the coding sequence ATGGAAATTGTATTGGCAAATCCACGTGGTTTTTGTGCAGGCGTAGATCGAGCCATCGCGATCGTCAATCGTGCATTGGAGAGTTTTAACCCACCGATCTATGTCCGCCATGAGGTGGTACACAATAAATTTGTGGTGGATGACTTACGTCAGCGTGGCGCTATTTTTGTAGATGAACTCGATGAAGTACCAGATGACAATATTGTGATTTTTAGTGCACACGGGGTATCTAAAGAGGTACAACGCGAGGCTGAACGTCGCGGTTTAAAAGTTTTTGATGCGACCTGCCCATTGGTAACCAAAGTACATATCGAAGTGACCAAGTACGCGCGTGAAGGCATTGAGGCAATTTTGATTGGTCACGCCGGTCATCCAGAAGTGGAAGGCACCATGGGACAATATGACCTAAGCAATGGTGGTGCGATTTACTTGGTTGAAGATGAACAAGATGTTGCTGCTTTGCAGGTGACTAATCCTGCGCGAGTTGCCTTTGTGACACAAACTACCTTATCAATTGATGATACCGCCAAAGTCATTGATGCACTACGAGCGAAATTCCCACAGATTCAAGGTCCACGTAAAGACGATATTTGCTATGCCACACAGAACCGTCAGGATGCTGTGCGGGCTTTGGCACAACAATGTGACGTGGTCTTGGTGGTGGGTTCACCCAATTCATCTAACTCAAATCGCTTACGTGAATTGGCTGAGCGTATGGGTAAAACAGCCTTCTTGGTTGATAATGCAGACGAATTACAACAACAGTGGTTTGAACACGTCAGCAAAATTGGGGTCACTGCAGGTGCATCCGCACCAGAAATTTTGATTCGCCAAGTCTTGGAACGTCTACAAAGTTGGGGTGCTACTGCTCCGCAAGAGTTACAAGGTCGTGAGGAAAATATTACCTTTAGTCTGCCCAAAGAATTGCGTATCCAGATCACGCAAGCCTAG
- the rpoZ gene encoding DNA-directed RNA polymerase subunit omega, with the protein MARVTVEDCLNHVDNRFELVLVASKRARQLARQGIEPTLEWDNDKPTVVALREIAAGHVTKDILKQRDQDYQSSSLDLALSANSLNLDGFSFQ; encoded by the coding sequence ATGGCACGCGTAACCGTTGAAGATTGTTTAAACCACGTAGACAACCGTTTTGAATTGGTACTGGTCGCAAGCAAACGTGCGCGTCAATTGGCACGTCAAGGCATTGAACCAACTTTAGAATGGGACAATGATAAACCGACTGTTGTTGCGCTACGTGAAATTGCAGCTGGTCATGTGACCAAAGACATTTTAAAACAACGTGATCAAGACTACCAAAGTTCAAGTTTAGACCTTGCACTTTCTGCAAATAGTCTGAACTTGGATGGTTTTTCATTCCAATAA
- the gmk gene encoding guanylate kinase — MSGLLFVVSAASGTGKTSLVKALLERVSNLHVSVSHTTRPQRPGELDGVHYHFTGKEDFIAQVAQGNFIEYAEVFGNYYGTAFATVRDQLAKGHDVLLEIDWQGAEQVRKLFPESRQIFILPPSQFDLRQRLSNRGTDSVEVIEHRLSCAVEDMRQYSNFDYIILNDDFNKALHDLESVINANRLTQGQQAKRHQELIQKLITPQSPDA, encoded by the coding sequence ATGTCGGGTCTCTTGTTTGTCGTTTCTGCTGCATCAGGAACAGGCAAAACATCTTTGGTCAAAGCCCTACTTGAGCGTGTTAGCAACTTGCACGTTTCAGTTTCACACACCACGCGTCCACAACGCCCAGGTGAACTAGACGGTGTGCATTACCATTTTACGGGTAAAGAAGACTTTATTGCACAAGTAGCGCAAGGTAATTTTATCGAATATGCTGAAGTATTCGGCAATTACTACGGCACGGCCTTTGCCACAGTGCGTGACCAGCTTGCCAAAGGACATGACGTCTTATTAGAAATTGATTGGCAAGGTGCCGAGCAAGTACGTAAATTATTCCCTGAGTCACGTCAAATTTTTATTTTGCCACCCAGCCAATTCGATTTACGTCAACGCCTGTCTAACCGTGGCACCGACTCGGTTGAAGTAATTGAACATCGCCTCAGCTGTGCGGTAGAAGACATGCGTCAATACAGCAACTTTGACTATATTATTTTAAATGACGACTTCAACAAAGCCTTGCATGATCTTGAATCGGTGATCAATGCCAATCGTTTAACGCAAGGACAACAGGCAAAACGTCATCAAGAATTAATTCAAAAATTAATCACCCCGCAAAGCCCAGACGCTTGA